From a region of the Kwoniella mangroviensis CBS 8507 chromosome 1 map unlocalized Ctg01, whole genome shotgun sequence genome:
- a CDS encoding succinate dehydrogenase [ubiquinone] iron-sulfur subunit, mitochondrial — translation MFKPSTASSALRAIPSSSRASVSIGARSFHATSRASLATPSETKPAQTKEFKIYRWNPDTPSEKPKLQSYKVDLSQCGPMMLDALIKIKNELDPTLTFRRSCREGICGSCAMNIDGVNTLACLCRIDKDVNKPSKVYPLPHMYIVKDLVPDLTLFYKQYKSIEPFLKNDNPPAQGEFLQTQEDRKKLDGMYECILCACCSTSCPSYWWNQDQYLGPAVLMQAYRWMADSRDSYGAERKEKMQNTMSLYRCHTIFNCSRTCPKGLNPALAIAKMKLEMATE, via the exons ATGTTCAAACCATCCACCgcatcttctgctcttcgagctatcccttcatcatctagGGCATCCGTATCGATCGGAGCTAGATCTTTCCACGCTACTTCAAGAGCTTCTTTGGCCACTCCTTCTGAGACTAAGCCTGCTCAGACCAAGGAATTCAAAATTTACCGATGG AACCCCGATACACCATCTGAGAAACCAAAATTACAATCTTATAAAGTCGATTTATCACAATGTGGTCCAATGATGTTGGATGCTTTG atcaaaatcaagaacGAGCTCGATCCCACACTTACATTCAGACGATCATGTCGAGAAGGTATTTGTGGATCATGCGCTATGAACATCGATGGCGTGAACACATTAGCTTGTCTATGTAGGATCGATAAGGATGTTAACAAACCTTCGAAAGTTTACCCATTACCTCATA TGTACATCGTCAAAGATCTTGTCCCCGATCTTACACTCTTCTA CAAACAATACAAATCGATTGAGCCTTTCCTCAAGAACGATAACCCACCTGCTCAAGGTGAATTCTTACAAACtcaagaagatcgaaagaaacTTGATGGCATGTACGAATGTATTCTGTGTGCATGTTGTTCGACCTCTTGTCCATCT TACTGGtggaatcaagatcaatattTGGGTCCGGCTGTTTTGATGCAAGCTTACCGATGGATGGCCGATTCCAGA GACTCATACGGTGctgagagaaaggaaaagatgcAAAACACCATGTCATTATACCGATGTCACACCATTTTCAAC TGTTCCCGAACATGTCCTAAGGGTCTTAACCCAGCTTTAGCCATTGCCAAAATGAAGCTCGAGATGGCTACTGAATAA
- a CDS encoding malate dehydrogenase, NAD-dependent has translation MFSRQVARSSSALARGFASSARSNRKVAVLGAAGGIGQPMSLLLKTDPLVTGLSLYDIRGAPGVAADISHVNTHSEVKGYEKDDIKAALTGAEVVIIPAGVPRKPGMTRDDLFNTNASIVRDLAEACAEYCPKAYIGIISNPVNSTVPIFAEVYKKKGVFDPKRLFGVTTLDVVRSSRFLGEIKGADPKDIKVTVVGGHSGATIVPILSHTAQGKDVSGETYKNLVHRIQFGGDEVVKAKAGTGSATLSMGFAGARFTNSLIRALNGESGVVEPTFVKSPLYESEGVEYFASNVELGPEGVKKINPVGELTAEEQELLKACLPDLAKNIKKGVEFVNKA, from the exons ATGTTCTCCCGACAAGTCGctcgatcttcttcagccCTCGCTAGAGGGTTCGCTTCTTCCGCCAGATCCAACAGGAAGGTAGCTGTTCTCGGTGCTGCTGGTGGTATTGGTCAACCCATGTCATTACTCCTCAAGACCGACCCTCTCGTTACCGGACTTTCGCTATACGATATCAGAGGTGCTCCTGGTGTAGCTGCTGATATCTCTCATGTTAACACTCACTCTGAGGTTAAAGGTTACGAaaaggatga CATCAAAGCTGCCCTTACCGGTGCTGAGGTAGTTATCATCCCTGCTGGTGTACCCCGAAAACCCGGTATGAC CCGAGACGATCTTTTC AACACCAACGCTTCCATCGTCAGAGATCTCGCCGAAGCTTGTGCTGAATACTGCCCCAAGGCTTACATCGGTATCATCTCCAACCCTGTCAACTCTACTGTACCTATCTTCGCTGAGGTctacaagaagaagggtgTCTTTGACCCAAAGAG ACTCTTCGGTGTCACCACCCTTGACGTCGTCCGATCCTCCCGATTCCTCGGTGAGATCAAAGGTGCCGACCCCAAGGATATCAAGGTCACCGTCGTAGGTGGTCACTCCGGTGCTACCATCGTTCCTATCCTCTCTCACACCGCCCAAGGTAAAGATGTCTCCGGTGAGACTTATAAGAACTTGGTTCACCGAATCCAATtcggtggtgatg AGGTTGTAAAGGCTAAGGCTGGTACTGGATCCGCCACCCTTTCTATGGGTTTCG CCGGTGCTCGATTCACCAACTCCCTTATCCGAGCTCTTAACGGTGAATCCGGTGTTGTCGAACCCACTTTCGTCAAATCCCCATTATACGAATCGGAAGGTGTTGAGTACTTTGCTTCAAACGTCGAACTCGGTCCCGAGGgtgtcaagaagatcaacccTGTCGGTGAATTGACTGCTGAAGAACAAGAATTGCTCAAGGCTTGTCTCcctga CCTGGCCAAGAACATCAAGAAGGGTGTCGAGTTCGTTAACAAGGCTTAA